From the genome of Carnobacterium viridans:
TGTTGGTGCAGCGGTAGGAGAAACGATGTATTATGGCCCCGGTGCAGGAGAGTTGCCCACTGCAAATAGTATTGTCAGTGATTTAATTACAGTTGCGAAGAATATTCAGTTAGGCACGAGTGGGAACGTCTTTAGTTCTTACCAGCATGAAACAAGTCTTGCGCAAGACAGTGAAGTAAGAAATAAATACTATATTGCTATTGAGATGCAAGATAAAACTGGACAATTTTTAGCGTTAGCAAAAGTGTTCAGCCAATGCGATAGCGGTTTTGACCAAATTATTCAGCAACCACATTCAAGTGAAACGGCAAAAGTAGTGATTGTGACACATGAAATAAATAAAGCTCAACAAAAAGAAATTTTAAAAGCACTCAAAGATTCTAAGGATATGAATCTCCTTGTTTGTTTTAAAGTAATGGAGGGGAAATAATGTATCAAGGTTTACTTGAAAAATATAAAGAACTACTGCCTGTTACAGATAAAACGCCCATGATTTCTCTTTATGAAGGAAATACACCTCTTATCCCACTAACGAATCTCTCTAAAGAACTCGGGATTGAGTTGTATGGAAAATACGAAGGGTTGAATCCTACTGGTTCATTTAAAGATCGTGGAATGGTTATGGCCGTAGCAAAAGCAAAAGAAGAGGGTGCGAAAGCCATCATTTGTGCATCTACTGGGAATACCAGCGCTGCAGCAGCAGCATACGCTACACGAGCTGGTTTAAAAGCGTATATCGTCATTCCAGATGGTAAAATTGCTTTAGGTAAATTGGCTCAAGCAGTCATGTATGGCGCAGACATTATTTCAATCCAAGGCAATTTTGACCAAGCATTGAAAGCTGTTCGGAAATTGGCTGAAACAGAAGCTGTTACATTAGTTAATTCGGTTAATCCTTATCGTATTGAAGGACAAAAAACAGCAGCTTTTGAAGTATGTGAAGATCTTGGAAAAGCACCGGATGTGTTAGCTATACCGGTTGGTAATGCTGGAAATATTACTGCCTACTGGAAAGGATTTAAAGAATGGAATGAACTAAATCAAACGGGATTGCCAAGGATGCATGGATATGAAGCAGAAGGCGCCGCGGCTATTGTGCAAGGAAAAGTGATTGAAAGCCCTGAAACAATTGCAACAGCTATCAGAATTGGTAATCCTGCTAGCTGGGAATTAGCAGAGAACGCTCGAGACGAGTCTAAGGGGAAAATTGATTCTGTGACTGATGATGAGATCATTAATGCTTACCGTAAAGTTGCTGCAATGGATGGAGTATTTATTGAACCAGGATCTGCAGCTTCATTAGCGGGAGTGATTAAGGATATCAAAAGCGGAGCCATAACTAAAGGCGAAACGGTTGTCTGTGTGTTTACTGGAAACGGACTGAAAGACCCAGATACTGCTCTTGAAGTGACGGAAATTCCTATTTCAAAAATGGACGACTTAGAAGACATGAAAAAACATTTACAAGCAGGTGTTGGAAAATTATGAAAATAATTGTACCAGGAACAACGTCAAACTTGGGTCCGGGTTTTGATTCATGTGGGTTAGCATTAAATCTCTATTTAACATTGGAAATAGGAACTGAAACGGACAATTGGATCATTCACCATCAACTCGGAGAAAGTATACCAAACGATGAAACAAATCTCATTATCCAAACGGCCTTATCGCTAGTTCCAACGCTTACGCCTAGAGAGTTATGGATGGAAAGTGAGATTCCTGCAACACGCGGATTAGGAAGCAGCTCAGCAGCGATTATTGCAGGTATTGAAATGGCTAACCAATTAGCTGACTTACAGCTAATTGATATGGATAAAGTGACTCTGGCTTCTAATTTAGAAGGGCATCCAGATAATGCTGCGCCTGCTATTCTGGGTGATTTTGTAGTAGCTAGCAAAATTCAAGATTCTGTTTATGCAGTAAAACACACTTTCCCAGATACGGGT
Proteins encoded in this window:
- the thrB gene encoding homoserine kinase, with protein sequence MKIIVPGTTSNLGPGFDSCGLALNLYLTLEIGTETDNWIIHHQLGESIPNDETNLIIQTALSLVPTLTPRELWMESEIPATRGLGSSSAAIIAGIEMANQLADLQLIDMDKVTLASNLEGHPDNAAPAILGDFVVASKIQDSVYAVKHTFPDTGILAVIPTDELLTKESRDVLPKTLAYTQAVQASSISNVMIAAVLANDLNLAGEMMGNDLWHENYRKELVPHLSQIRSLAKKNGAYATFLSGAGSTVLILAPYPKLKELEQRLKETFTDTDVRQFSVERKGIQVKK
- the thrC gene encoding threonine synthase translates to MYQGLLEKYKELLPVTDKTPMISLYEGNTPLIPLTNLSKELGIELYGKYEGLNPTGSFKDRGMVMAVAKAKEEGAKAIICASTGNTSAAAAAYATRAGLKAYIVIPDGKIALGKLAQAVMYGADIISIQGNFDQALKAVRKLAETEAVTLVNSVNPYRIEGQKTAAFEVCEDLGKAPDVLAIPVGNAGNITAYWKGFKEWNELNQTGLPRMHGYEAEGAAAIVQGKVIESPETIATAIRIGNPASWELAENARDESKGKIDSVTDDEIINAYRKVAAMDGVFIEPGSAASLAGVIKDIKSGAITKGETVVCVFTGNGLKDPDTALEVTEIPISKMDDLEDMKKHLQAGVGKL